One region of Bacteroidota bacterium genomic DNA includes:
- a CDS encoding DUF494 family protein produces MQEKVLEIIVHILSQIKSDKHLNDIDVDALAKEGYTDAEINSAFAWIYSKIEQGESLFIEKNKTNKSHRFFHPAEKSIITNDAIGYLIQMKELGLISDLDEELIIDRIFFLGYQKAGIPEIKTVLTTLIFNFDGKSDKLERLILQNNETIH; encoded by the coding sequence ATGCAGGAAAAAGTTTTAGAAATAATAGTACACATATTATCGCAGATAAAAAGCGATAAGCATCTCAATGACATCGATGTAGATGCTCTTGCAAAAGAGGGCTATACCGATGCCGAAATAAATTCCGCCTTCGCGTGGATTTATTCTAAAATAGAGCAGGGTGAAAGCTTATTCATTGAAAAGAATAAGACCAATAAATCTCACAGATTTTTTCATCCCGCTGAAAAAAGTATCATTACTAACGACGCTATTGGTTATTTAATCCAGATGAAAGAACTTGGGTTAATTAGCGACTTAGATGAAGAGCTAATCATCGATCGGATTTTCTTTTTAGGATACCAGAAAGCCGGTATTCCTGAAATCAAAACTGTTTTAACGACTTTAATTTTTAATTTTGACGGGAAGTCGGATAAACTTGAAAGATTGATTCTTCAAAATAATGAGACAATTCATTAA